A window of Pelomonas sp. SE-A7 genomic DNA:
TTTCAGAATCGCTGACGCGGTAGTCGCCAAGCAGGCCGACTTCTGGCCTGCCGACGATCACAAAACGAGGTGCCGCCTGCTTGCGGGCGCGCGGTGCAGCGGCCTTTTTCGGAGCGGTCTTCCTGGCCGCAGGCTTCTTGGCCACGGCTGGCTCGGTTGCCATCTCGGCAACCGGCTCGGCAGCCTTCTTGCGGGCGGGTGCCCGCTTGCGAGCAGGCTTGCTCAATTCTTGGGGAACGGCTTCGGTCGTTGGGGGGCATGTTGCCTCGTCGGCAACAGCAGGGGCTTCCGCCTTGCGGCGGCTCTTGGTCGTGGTGGCCATGGATGGGGTTCGGTGAAGCGCAGCGCGAATGCACTGGCGTGGGAATCGGGTGTCAGGAAGCTTTCGGAGTAGCAGGCAGCAGCTCGGCCGGGCACCAGCCCCGCAAGCTGTTGAAGAAGGCCAGGCGCTGGGCCCGGCTCAAGTCTGAAACGGTCAGCCGCGCCTCGGCGATGCGGCCCTGGGCCAGCAGCTCCTCGCGCAGCACGCCAGGCAGCAGGCCCGCCTCGCGCGCAGGGGTGAGCCAGCGGTTGTCGATAAGCAGCGCAATATTGCCTATCGTGCATTCGGTCAGTTCGCTGCGCTGGTTCCAGAGCAGCAGGTCGAAGACGCCAGCCGGCTTGGTCGTCGCCAGGGCCTCATAGAGTTCGCGACGCGTGGTCTTGTGCTGGATGAACTCGGCAGCCGCGCCTTCGGTCTCAATGGCGGCAGGCGCGAGTGCGAGTTGCAACGGCAGCGCGGTATCGCCCAAGGGCTGGGCCTCGATGTTCGGCTGCCCGTCGACACCAACGGTCAGCCTCACACGCCACACGCCCTCGGGATGCGAGACTGCAATGGCATTCAGCGCCTCGCGCACCCGCGAAGCCGACATGCGGATGCCGAAGTGCTGGGCGGTGCGCTGTAGCCGCGCCAGGTGTCCGCCCAAGCGCACGAACTGCCCGCCTTCCAGGCGCAGGGTCTCCAGTGCCGCAATCGGCGCCTCGGCCCTGCGCAGGAAGCGCATCTTGGCCCGCCATTCGGCGATCTCGGCCTCGGCCGACGAGTCCAGCGTGATCGCGCTGCCGATGCCACAGCGCAGGCCCGCCTCATCCTGCTCGACGGTGCGGATAGGCACATTGAAGGTGGCGATGCCGCCCGGCTGAATCAGCCCCAGGGCACCGCAATACCAGCCGCGCGCAGCCGGCTCCAGCTCCTCGATGATTTGCATCGCCCGGATCTTGGGCGCGCCCGTGACCGAGCCGCAGGGGAACAACGCTGCGAACACATCGGCCAACTGCGTGCCGGCCCGCGTGACGGCCGTCACCGTCGAGGTCATCTGCCAGACCGTTGGCAGCGCATGCAGCTCGAACAAGCGCGGCACGCGCACCGAGCCCAGGGCCGCGATGCGGCCCATGTCGTTGCGCAGCAGGTCGACGATCATCAGGTTCTCGGCCCGCTCCTTCTCGCTGGTGCGCAGATAGGCTTGGGCCGCCTCGTCCTCGACCACGTCGCGTCCGCGGGCGGCCGTGCCCTTCATGGGCTGGGCCGCCAGCAGCCAGGTGCGCGGACCTTCGGGCAAAGGGCGCCAGTCGAAGAACAGCTCGGGCGAGACACTGGCCACGCCGGCCTCGCGCAGGAACAGCGAGAAGCCGCCCGGCTGGCTGCCATGCAAGGCCAGGAAGGCCCGGCCCAGGTCTGGTGCCGCCTGGGCGGCCCGGACCCGCGTGGTCAGATTGACCTGGTAGCAGTCGCCGCTGCGGATGTACTCCCGCACGGTCTCGATCTGGCTGGCTTCGTCGGCGTCGAGCTGGGTGTCATGCCAGTCCAGCAGTCCTGTGCCTTTGGAGTCGGAATCGGGCCAGGCCTCGGGGGCTTGTTCGTAGACCGCGAACTCGACCAGCGCCTGCTTGGCCGGTTGGGTCCTCAGCGCTGCATCAAAGGCCGGCGCCGCTTCGTAGCGCAGCCCCCCCAGCACCCAGGCACCAGCGCGTGCGGCACTCTCCGCCTCCGCCAGCACAGCAAGCACCTGGCCGGCATTTGTGGCACGCAGCCAGCGCAACGGCGGCCCATAGAAGGCGCCGCGCACCCGTTCTCCGTCCTCGCGGGACAGCGGATGGCGTGGGAAGTCGAAGGCCGCCCAGAGCTCCTCGGGGCGGTGCGCTGCACTCATGGCGTCGCGATCTACAGGCTCAGGAAATGTTCGCGGTAGTAGGCCAACTCGTCGATGGATTCGTGGATGTCGGCCAGGGCCGTGTGGGCTTGCGCCTTCTTGAAGCCGTCCAGGATGCCGGGCTTCCAGCGCTTGGCCAGCTCCTTGAGCGTGGAAACGTCGAGGTTGCGGTAGTGGAAGAAGTCTTCCAGCTTGGGCATGTAGTTGGCCAGGAAGCGGCGGTCCTGGCAGATGCTGTTGCCGCACATGGGCGACTTGCCGGCCGGCACGTACTGCTTGAGGAAGGCGATGGTCTGGGCCACGGCCTCGTCCTCGGTGATGGTCGAGGCCTTGACCCGGTCGATCAAGCCGCTCTTGCCGTGCGTGCCCTTGTTCCAGTTGTCCATCGCATCAAGCGTGGCGTCGCTCTGGTGGATGGCGAACACCGGGCCTTCGACGCGCACGCTCAGCTGCGGATCGGTCACGACGACGGCGATCTCGATGATGCGGTCCTTGTCCGGGAACAGGCCGGTCATCTCCAGGTCGATCCAGATCAGGTTGCTGTCGCTGATGGCCAGCGTGGCGCTCGGGCTGTCCGGGCTGCTCATGGGAATCCTTGTTGCTTCACAGAATGGGGCCGCGCATTGTGATTGAAGCCAATGCCGGACTGAGGTCCGGCATTGTCGCAGCCCTACACTTGCCACCCATGCCCTCCAGCATTTTTCCCCTGCCCGCCCTGTCCGCCTCGCTGCTCAGCCTGCTGTTCGCCGTGGCCCTGATCCTCAGCCTGGCCCTGAAGTTCTGGCTGTCCAGCCGCCAGATGCGCCACGTGATGCAGCACCGCGACCGCGTCCCGGAGCCGTTCTCGAGCAAGGTGCCGCTGGACGCACACCAGAAGGCTGCCGACTACACCGTGGCGCGCGGCCGCTTCGGCCTGCTGGCCCTGGCCTGGGACAGCACCCTGCTGCTGGGATGGACCTTGCTCGGCGGCCTGGGCCTGCTGAACGCCTGGGTCTATGGCTGGGCGGCCGAACCGCTGGGCATGCTGGGCTACCAGTTGGCCCTGCTGGCGGTGTT
This region includes:
- a CDS encoding chorismate-binding protein, with protein sequence MSAAHRPEELWAAFDFPRHPLSREDGERVRGAFYGPPLRWLRATNAGQVLAVLAEAESAARAGAWVLGGLRYEAAPAFDAALRTQPAKQALVEFAVYEQAPEAWPDSDSKGTGLLDWHDTQLDADEASQIETVREYIRSGDCYQVNLTTRVRAAQAAPDLGRAFLALHGSQPGGFSLFLREAGVASVSPELFFDWRPLPEGPRTWLLAAQPMKGTAARGRDVVEDEAAQAYLRTSEKERAENLMIVDLLRNDMGRIAALGSVRVPRLFELHALPTVWQMTSTVTAVTRAGTQLADVFAALFPCGSVTGAPKIRAMQIIEELEPAARGWYCGALGLIQPGGIATFNVPIRTVEQDEAGLRCGIGSAITLDSSAEAEIAEWRAKMRFLRRAEAPIAALETLRLEGGQFVRLGGHLARLQRTAQHFGIRMSASRVREALNAIAVSHPEGVWRVRLTVGVDGQPNIEAQPLGDTALPLQLALAPAAIETEGAAAEFIQHKTTRRELYEALATTKPAGVFDLLLWNQRSELTECTIGNIALLIDNRWLTPAREAGLLPGVLREELLAQGRIAEARLTVSDLSRAQRLAFFNSLRGWCPAELLPATPKAS
- the orn gene encoding oligoribonuclease, coding for MSSPDSPSATLAISDSNLIWIDLEMTGLFPDKDRIIEIAVVVTDPQLSVRVEGPVFAIHQSDATLDAMDNWNKGTHGKSGLIDRVKASTITEDEAVAQTIAFLKQYVPAGKSPMCGNSICQDRRFLANYMPKLEDFFHYRNLDVSTLKELAKRWKPGILDGFKKAQAHTALADIHESIDELAYYREHFLSL